In Alcaligenes faecalis, the sequence CGCGCCCAGATCTATGTATTCCTGCAAGCGCTGGGCCACGGTCTGGGCATCGCCTACCAGGGCGGTGCCTGCTCCGCCCCGTACCAGCCCCACGCCTGCCCACAGATTGGGCGAGACTTCCAGCTGATCGCGACGGCCACCATGCAAGGCGGCCATGCGTTTCTGGCCTACCGAGTCCATGCTGGCGTAATTGGCCTGTGCCTTGGCAATGTCCTCGTCCGTTAATTTGCTGATCAGGCGATCCGCCTCGGCCCAGGCTTCTTCATTGGTTTCGCGCACAATCACGTGCAGGCGCACGCCCAGCCTTAATTTGCGACCACGGGCGGCGGCACGGCGGCGGATGTCCTCAAACTTCTTGCCCACCGCAGCCGGTGGCTCGCCCCAGGTCAGGTAGGCATCGACATGCTCGGCAGCCAGCTCGTGTGCGGCGTCCGAAGAGCCGCCAAAGTACAAGGGTGGATAGGGTTTTTGCACAGGCGGAAAGAAGTTGCGGCCGTTCTTTACCTGGAAGTGCTTGCCCTGAAAATTCACAGTTTCGCCAGAGAGCAATTGACGCCAGATCGTCAGATATTCATTGGCGTATTCGTAGCGGGAATCGTGGTCCAGAAACACGCCTTCGGCTGCCAGTTCAGTGGCATCGCCGCCGGGCACCACATTCAGCAGCAAACGGCCATGCAGGGCCTGGTCCAAGGACGCTGCCTGACGTGCGCTGGAGACGGGTGCGCCCAAAGAGGTGCGCAGTGCCACCAGTAGCTTGATGCGCTGGGTAACAGGAACCAGGCTGGCCGCCACCACCCAAGGGTCCAGGCAAGAGGCTCC encodes:
- the ssuD gene encoding FMNH2-dependent alkanesulfonate monooxygenase, which codes for MSQITSTTPDIFWFLPTSGDTRYLGKSDFGRAPTNEYLRSIAVTSENLGYDGLLIPTGASCLDPWVVAASLVPVTQRIKLLVALRTSLGAPVSSARQAASLDQALHGRLLLNVVPGGDATELAAEGVFLDHDSRYEYANEYLTIWRQLLSGETVNFQGKHFQVKNGRNFFPPVQKPYPPLYFGGSSDAAHELAAEHVDAYLTWGEPPAAVGKKFEDIRRRAAARGRKLRLGVRLHVIVRETNEEAWAEADRLISKLTDEDIAKAQANYASMDSVGQKRMAALHGGRRDQLEVSPNLWAGVGLVRGGAGTALVGDAQTVAQRLQEYIDLGADSFVLSGYPHLEESIRFAELVFPLLGKRAVTVSDRAQTGGAFDARGVQNQQLSSAS